A genome region from Candidatus Woesearchaeota archaeon includes the following:
- a CDS encoding SDR family NAD(P)-dependent oxidoreductase yields MRGLALVTGGAGFIGSHLVKQLIKEGYNVRVFDNLSRTKNNIEELKEMKKVEFIQGDIRDKEAVAKSMKDVDYVFHEAAICLNKAKKFPEEAIDVNLKGSFNIFTAAIKNKVKKIIYASTSSVYGQPNYLPIDEKHPKNCKTPYESTKLCAEHMLKFLAGQSETRYIILRYFNVYGKRQSTDAYYTSVINIFIKKILAGESPKIHGKGTQSMDFTHVSDVVSANIVALKREISGEVFNVCKGEENTIKSIAEFIISKLNSELKPEFIERDVFVTRRKGDNTKLKETLGYTPKITLQEGLAELIEDVKANPDLY; encoded by the coding sequence ATGAGAGGTTTAGCGCTTGTAACAGGGGGTGCAGGATTTATAGGTTCTCATCTGGTAAAACAATTAATAAAAGAAGGCTATAATGTAAGGGTATTTGATAACCTTTCAAGAACTAAAAACAATATAGAAGAATTGAAAGAAATGAAAAAAGTTGAATTCATACAAGGCGACATCAGAGACAAAGAAGCTGTGGCAAAATCAATGAAAGATGTGGATTATGTATTCCATGAAGCTGCTATTTGCCTAAATAAAGCAAAAAAATTTCCCGAAGAAGCAATTGATGTTAATTTGAAAGGTTCTTTCAATATTTTTACAGCTGCGATTAAAAACAAAGTAAAGAAGATAATCTATGCATCTACATCGAGCGTTTATGGGCAGCCCAATTATCTTCCAATAGACGAAAAACATCCTAAAAACTGCAAAACACCCTATGAGTCTACTAAATTGTGTGCAGAACATATGCTAAAATTTTTAGCTGGGCAAAGCGAAACCAGATATATAATTCTCAGGTACTTCAATGTATATGGAAAAAGGCAGAGCACTGATGCATATTATACTTCAGTTATAAATATATTCATAAAAAAAATATTAGCAGGTGAATCTCCTAAGATACATGGAAAAGGGACTCAGTCAATGGATTTCACGCATGTTTCTGATGTTGTGAGCGCTAATATAGTTGCTCTGAAAAGGGAAATCAGCGGAGAAGTTTTTAACGTTTGCAAAGGAGAAGAAAATACTATAAAATCAATTGCGGAATTTATTATTTCAAAGCTAAATTCTGAATTAAAGCCCGAATTTATTGAGAGGGATGTTTTTGTCACACGAAGAAAAGGAGACAACACAAAATTAAAAGAGACGCTTGGCTATACTCCAAAAATTACATTACAGGAAGGGTTAGCAGAATTAATTGAGGATGTCAAAGCAAATCCTGATTTATATTAA
- a CDS encoding aminotransferase class I/II-fold pyridoxal phosphate-dependent enzyme, with protein MRKIPLIKPFVNNSVFPAVKKVLDSGMLTDGLVTREFERKVCDYVGIQYGMANPNCALALELSLKALKIKKDDEIIIPDYTHPATINAVISAGGKPVLVDVDMDTYNISLSAADEAVSEKTKAIMPVSLFGQPVNIEKLISMKKEHDFSIVEDAACSLGAEYKGFRAGKLSDITCFSFHPRKILSTGEGGMLVTKSKEIFDIAKQMKMFGGRLIPGTKIFEYYELGGNYKFPNILAAMGIEQLALLDNVIDDRIKKAHKYIDLLKETEGIECPKEIPDTKHTFQSFCCLLSKDIDRNKLILNLKRDGIESQIGSYCLSIQPVFKNIKRGGELINSKDIFNRALVLPLYHSMTENDQMYVVEKLKKEIKSLI; from the coding sequence ATGAGAAAAATTCCGCTCATAAAACCCTTTGTTAACAACAGTGTATTTCCAGCTGTTAAAAAAGTATTGGACAGCGGCATGCTTACAGATGGATTAGTCACACGGGAATTTGAGAGGAAGGTGTGTGATTATGTGGGAATTCAATATGGGATGGCAAATCCCAATTGTGCGCTTGCTCTTGAACTTTCTTTGAAAGCCTTAAAAATTAAAAAAGACGATGAAATCATTATCCCTGACTATACCCATCCTGCAACTATAAATGCTGTTATTTCTGCTGGCGGAAAGCCTGTTCTTGTAGATGTTGATATGGATACATATAATATATCACTTAGTGCCGCCGATGAGGCAGTATCTGAAAAAACAAAGGCTATAATGCCCGTATCGCTTTTTGGACAGCCTGTAAATATTGAAAAATTGATTTCTATGAAAAAAGAGCATGATTTTTCTATAGTTGAAGATGCCGCATGCAGTCTTGGCGCAGAATATAAAGGCTTTAGAGCAGGTAAACTATCAGATATAACCTGTTTTTCTTTTCATCCCAGAAAAATCCTCTCTACAGGCGAAGGAGGGATGCTTGTAACAAAATCAAAAGAAATTTTTGATATTGCGAAGCAAATGAAGATGTTCGGCGGCAGACTTATTCCCGGCACCAAAATATTTGAATATTATGAACTAGGAGGGAATTACAAATTTCCAAATATTTTGGCAGCTATGGGTATTGAACAGCTTGCTTTGCTCGATAATGTAATAGATGACAGGATAAAGAAAGCACACAAATATATTGATCTGCTTAAAGAAACTGAAGGCATAGAGTGCCCAAAAGAAATTCCAGATACTAAACACACTTTCCAATCATTCTGCTGCCTATTATCAAAAGATATAGACAGAAATAAGCTGATTTTGAATCTTAAAAGAGACGGCATTGAATCACAAATAGGCTCTTACTGCTTAAGTATCCAGCCTGTTTTCAAGAATATAAAGAGGGGGGGTGAGCTCATTAATTCAAAGGATATATTTAACAGAGCACTTGTTCTACCCTTATATCATTCTATGACAGAAAATGATCAGATGTATGTTGTCGAGAAATTAAAAAAAGAAATTAAATCTCTGATTTAA
- a CDS encoding flippase-like domain-containing protein gives MKYVKRTLGIILSIIIIIILFKVIDINDIILSLKKLALPAIIGSGLFYTLSYIFRAVRFKILLQKKLSSKILFTVVCLHNFFNNILPARTGEISYVYLLKRRKIETSRGISSLFIARILDVLFILVLLLSAVPFLYKRLSMPATVLIIFILVLLILTPFLLLEFKTGFIKIVKKILLALKLKKKTSEKLIGKTEEMIESLRVIKSKKIFIKTFISTILIIGSQYGFYYLILHGLGIELSAFSMVLALGVVMLAGILPVQGIAGIGTYEGAWALSLIFLGIAKETAIVAGFVIHIMQVLFLVLLGLFGFLISLKQKFK, from the coding sequence ATGAAGTATGTAAAAAGGACATTAGGCATAATACTCTCCATTATAATAATTATAATCCTGTTTAAGGTAATTGATATAAATGATATAATTCTTTCATTAAAAAAACTGGCGCTTCCGGCAATAATTGGCAGCGGGCTGTTTTATACACTTTCCTACATATTTAGGGCAGTAAGGTTCAAGATATTACTTCAGAAAAAACTTAGTTCTAAAATACTTTTCACAGTAGTGTGTTTGCATAATTTTTTTAATAATATACTTCCAGCTAGAACAGGAGAAATTTCTTATGTTTACCTTCTCAAAAGAAGAAAAATAGAAACAAGCAGGGGTATCAGCTCATTATTTATTGCACGCATTTTAGATGTGCTGTTTATACTTGTGCTTCTTTTATCGGCAGTGCCTTTTCTATATAAGAGATTATCTATGCCGGCAACAGTATTAATAATTTTTATATTGGTATTGCTTATATTAACCCCATTCCTTCTTTTAGAGTTCAAAACAGGCTTTATAAAAATAGTAAAAAAAATATTATTAGCTCTGAAATTAAAGAAAAAAACATCAGAAAAATTAATTGGGAAAACGGAAGAAATGATTGAGAGTTTAAGGGTGATAAAATCAAAAAAAATTTTCATCAAGACCTTCATTTCAACGATACTGATAATTGGTTCTCAATATGGGTTTTATTATCTGATTCTTCATGGGTTGGGAATAGAATTAAGTGCATTCAGTATGGTTTTGGCTTTAGGTGTAGTGATGTTGGCAGGAATACTTCCTGTTCAGGGCATCGCTGGCATAGGCACTTATGAAGGAGCATGGGCACTGTCACTAATTTTTCTTGGTATTGCTAAAGAAACAGCAATTGTCGCAGGCTTTGTAATACATATAATGCAGGTCTTATTTTTGGTACTGCTTGGATTATTTGGATTTTTAATTTCACTAAAACAAAAATTTAAATAA